The Alnus glutinosa chromosome 10, dhAlnGlut1.1, whole genome shotgun sequence DNA window TGGCTTCGaataaatatattctttttgaataataataaacaacATTAACATTTGTTTATCCTAATTATCCTAAAAATATTATCTCCTTGCCATCAGGATAAACTATAAACTTTCTTTACTCTTTTTGTTGCATGATAACTtcaaacattataaaataaaattatactcTTTCTAGTTTTTTCCCATGGCCTATTTTTGTAACATTTACCCTCCGtattattgagacaagagttataagAAATCAAAAGACAAGAGTTACAGGCATTCAAAAGGCAGAATTACAAGAACTCGAGATATAAGAGTTagaagatgataaattagatttgatAGTGTtaatgtagaagaagaaaagatttgtAATGCTcagattcaattttttttataaatagaattttgtatacaatcaaataaattaaagaaagttgTAGACGACAAAAAAGCTTTGACGTGAATACAACATACAGAAGACTGAAGTATCTTAAAAGTTCTCCTGGTCAGGGgcttttcttctcctcttctgAGTTCCACTTAAAAGCTTTTTGTGACTCAGATCTAACGTTTACTTTTAAAACTAACGTCTTCCCTATCAGGCTACCActtagaaaaagaataaaataaaataaaaaaaaattaaaaaataagggcCCCAGCTCCAGCATTCGCCACATGATCAGATGATCTCCATGGTTGAGCTTGGCAAGCTCATCCACCACCCCAACTCGGAGCTACCCTGCTACAATGGCGTTCGAGTTTATCCGGCTCACCTGCCACTTAAGTTGACGTGAGAGCTAAAACAGACAGAAATCCTTTCAAGATTTTCTAATGACAAATATCTAACAAAGAACACTCGAGTTTAACCAACAAGTGGAAATAACAGACTGCGTGTTGGCCATAACCGGAGAGGAAGCAGCTGCTTCCAGCCTCAGGAGTTCGAATCTCTGTTTTCTTCGTCTTGACAAAAGAAATATCCAACACTACAAATACTGGGGACTTAGAAAGGACAGTAAATAAAAGagtttaaatttcataaaaaatgccATGGTAAATGAATACATTCAATCATAACTCCAATTGTCAATGAATCTAATGGGCTATACTTGAGAGTAAATTCAACACACTGATATTGTCTTCTTCATGTGCTTTCATTGAGTCATACAAGCACATACATCCACtaagagagagatatagagagagaacaacaatattaaaaaatatatgaaataacTCTTGAACAATAGTCTGGTATAAACAAGGAAAAATTTATGAACTATTGAAGTAAATATACATTAATTGTAATAACCAAATCATATTCTTATAGAGTGGGTTCATACAAGCTAAAAGTTCGTACACAAAATACCAACCAAACTGTATGTCACTATCCTTTGATCAGGAAAAACATTATATATCCATCAGTGGCAGTTTAAAAAACAGCAGAGGTTGTCATATAggatttgattttgatattgataCATACACTGCCTTTTTTAAACACGACTGAGTCATAGTTTCTCGAGTGAGGCTTTTAAGTGCGGTTAAAGACTAGTAGAATTTGTAGCCATCTGAACCACACAAGATAGATCTCCGCCAATAAACTAAAAATCCCAAAATCAACATATCCCAATATTCTCTTCCTCACTGAGACTCTCCAGAGAATTGACCTCCCATCCCTCTCTCCAGTAAGTAGAATAAACTTCTGGAATGTGAGCAACTTTCCAATAGTCACTCCCTTTTTCGGCTGGAAGAAGCATCTTGATTAATTATTCGGGCATGTCAAAAATTCAAGCACAATGGTGGTTGGATCAAAGACCACGAAGACCACTACTAACACTCCCTATTTACAAGGCCACTGTTTTGACCACATCGTCCCATCACTTGGGCTCACGCATCCAGATCTGTTTTCCCCTCTTttcacctctgttttcatgttttaaaaCAGAGCCTTCATTCCCGCATCAATCTGCGACATATTTTGTATTTGGCTCCCTAAAACGACGCAGTCTATCAGTGTATGCACTAATAATAATGCACCTCATGACTTTTATGGAGGTATCCAAGCCTAGGTGGTAAGAGCGCATTCTTTGTGTTTGCTGTCCAAGGTATTTCTTTGATGCTTACGGGTCTTAGGCTATATGATATCTCCTAAATTCGCTTACTGTGTGGTGTGTTAGCTTGAGGGGGAGGTAATACATTCATACATTGAACCTTCCTTCTTCATATCTAGCTACTGCCTTTCACTCTAAGTTTGTTTCAGATACAAAATACAGGAGAAAAATGGTTGATGAAAGGGCACAAATGGTGGATGAGTAGGTGATTTCTTGGTGTGCCTGGGAGCATGGGCTAAACCGAGGCTGATAAACTCGAACGCTATGGTGGGTTGGCTTGGCTCCGAGTTTGGGTGGAGGATGAGCTTACCAAGCTTAACTATGGAAATCATGTGGCCTAGAGCTGGgcaagtggtttttctttttcttttttttttcctttgtggTCTGATCAGTGGTAGGAAGACGTTAGTTTTAAAATGAGACAGTAGAGGTAGACGGTAGATGATCTTTAAAATGAcgtcgtcttttttttttttttttttttttttttttgccgttaGATCTTGGACGTCCGTTTTTGGCAGCAGATGtgctgttattttattttatagcaCTGAAGCTGGATCCGGATAATTGTAAGAAGCAGGATTGTTTCGCTCAAGGAAACCCCAATTCGGTGAACATTTATAAGAAGCATCTTTAAAGCTAGCACAATTAAATATGTTGATATCACTTAATTTGTGACCACaaaataatgataaatttgGAAACAAACTATTATGTacagagcatatatatatatatagaactctGTTAGCTGAAATATAGACACTCAACGGATGCTCAAACACACAGACTTGCCACAATTTTTATTGCTGAAATATCATAAACCACTTACAAAGTTGAAGATTACAAGCCATATATTAAGACGGGGAGGATATCTCGCAAGCTAAATAGGATTACAATTAAGTTCAGATGCCATATATGCATCATTGCAACTAAAAGCAAAGCATTCCAACAAACACTAAACCATACATACTTCAAATCTACACGTGGACAAAAGACTTAATGAAACTCCAGAAAGTGAAACCCAGGACAATTAGTCCAACAATAGTTGCTGTGCCTCTAAAAATATTAGGGAAATACTCTCTTGTTAGGGTTGCCAATATTTGGTTGAGAGGTAACTCATAGTGGTCATTAAGGTTTTGAGCGATATCATGGTAACATGATCTAGCTTCCGTAATCTGATCGGAGAGTTTGTTAATTAGAGTCGCCACTGCGGCATTGCTACCAAGCATGTTAACAATGACCTTCTTTTTAGTAAGTAAATCCACATCTTCTTCAGTGTTGATAAGATAGTCCAATAGCACAACATAATTGCATATGTAAGCATTATATGGATAATGCGACTGCTCCAAGGCCATCAGGTTTCGAAAAATACCTTCAGTATCGTCGTGAATCTGAAAGGGTGGTACTTCCAAGATACACTGCATACTCTCCAAGAAcggaaaacatttaaagcatggTAAGCAAGAAAGGAGGCATGAGCAATTGAAGCACCAATAGCTATTCTGATGGAATTGTATCtcaagtaattttcttttttcagcaGCCGCTTTGAATTTCAATCCTGCATGATCAAGCTCTTTGGCACAATATAGAGGATACAAAGGTCCTTGATTAGTACGAAAAAGTTTCGGTATTGATGaacaaaacaaatatcttaGCAAATCTGTGAAATGTTTTACTTTCTCACTGATGGGTGTTTTAGTTACTTCCTCACCGATTCCATGTTGATCAGAAAAATAATTGAGAGAAAGCTTGACAAAGTCCAGAGCGTCATTTGATTCATCTTCCTTCAGGCCCATTTTGTGTTCATCAATTTGCTCGCCTTCTTCACAATGGTTGCAACCGGAAGACATATATAAGTcctcaagaacaaaaaaaggaagCTGATTTTCAAGTAATATCAAGTCATGTTTTATACCAACTTCTAGCCATGGCTTCCTTGATATGTAATCCATTTTATTGCCCCATTTCCTTAGGAAGAGTTCAATTATAAAGATAGCATCCAATAGAATCATCTTTACAAAGTCTTCGCTTTTGAGTCTACAGTTATCTGAATAGCAATTGCGGATTTTTTCTTCGTTGTCTTCAATGATCTTTTGAAGATCCTCCTTGCTCTTCTTCAGCGTCGGCCGTTGAAAGAAATAATCAGAATATCTTTGTTTGTGAATTTCCATGCCACTCAATTCTTTTTGGCGGTGATGAAAGGGGCCTATTGAAACATGTTTAGGTGTGTAGGCTTCTTTATTTATCTTGCGTAGTTGCTTGGGAACCCTGTAGATACAGCATTCCGACTCCTCCTGATCCGAAGATGGAATGTTAATGACAACATTCTCACGTTCAGGTCCTTTGAAGCGGCTGGTTATGCAGATACAACAGTCTGATTGCTTCGGAGGTGGAACGTCCTCACATTCAGGTTCCCTAAAACGACCAGCGCTAGCGCAGAGGCCCAGGATCTTTACCATCCTTTAAGTTTATTGTTCTAGTAAAAAATAAGCAACAACCATTAACAATATAATAAATTGGTTGATCATTCAtatcttaatattatttaaaaaaaacttcacttattgcTCTAAATTTTcaatcacttttacaattaagtactcaaatttaaaaaaatatcaatttagggccaggtatctatctttcaattttaggTATTgctcagaatttaacggaatttgtaaaaattccaatgcctgaatcttttaaaaatttataatatatatatatatatattttaagaaaacaggAAATTTATTGTGACAAAATTTGTTATgacatattatatatacttcCTTATGTAAAGTGAGATAATATTTATGCTGTACTATCCActttttcttatattatttatttttcattatcttgtgatataatttttcatttgtaATTCGTAAgaatctttaatatatataaaagtgaatTGACACGCTTTAGTTGTGCACGTAGAATATTGTCATATAAAGTCTGAAATAAATAGATTATGTAAAAGTTGTATATATGGATCAAATatctaatttaattttatatatgtgattttggagaaaaaaaaaaagaaaagaagaaaagaaagaagaagtgcACTTAGTTCCCTCGAACTTACACTCCATTTGCAATCAaccccaaactttaaaaagttagAACTGAACCCTTCAAATTAGTAGGTCATTTCACTTTGCTACCTTtgtcatcattttttgttaagATGAATGGAAAATGAGTCATCTGTTCTTAGTGTGACTCAAATTATATATCCATATACCtatgtagatattttttttttttaaacaacaaaaacatttgACACACTTTTCGTTAGACATAACAAAAACTTCTAATAGATAGGATTAAGAgtattcctagtagcctcattaaaataactttttgttaATGCAATTTggtaaaaacacataaaaatcaCTCCTAGCAGCCTCATTACTagaaccaaaaagttttggtaaATGAACAGTACTCACTAACGATAGTGAGCACTGTTTACTcaccaaacaaataaacaaacattaaaattaTTCTTCTATCTCTCCTCTCCATTTTTCTCGCGACTCATGCCACTCACTGCACGTAGTCTTCTTGATTGATTAACTATTCTCTTGTGTTTTGCTAATTGTATTCttcattttctataaaatattttgactAGCTCTATTTCTGGACGTAGATCAAGTCAAAGTCTTGAATCACACTTTCTAAACAATAGATCCCAAAACAGAGACATGgcaaattttgaaataaaaatacgttaatataagacaaatatttaaaaatatgacaattagaataagacaaatattcaaaaatattagtgtttaagaaaatatgaacattcaaaaaaataaatgttagtatgaaaaaagaataaagaaatctttgaaaaatattatttaaatgaaataataatagtgaatagttaaattGGTGAGGCAGCTGATAAGAAAAGTAATtggctaaaatagaaaaaatagatttttatctattttggctagtaaaaTTTAACAAGATGATTAGAAATTCTCTTAGTAAAAGGGCTAAGTGGTTAAAAGGTGACcaattataactttttaaaatttgaaaaacatcACAAATATAGAGTAAATTGGAAGGGGTAAGTGTAGCATGCAAAAAAATGAAAGACATATTTCTTTGatagatttatttttctataatataattaatgcgGACAATTGGAATAAACAACGCAAATGGCTTGGCAGCTCGATCTATAATATATTGTTCTATAAACAACGCAACGCAAATTATATTGttctataatataatttttacaatgAATTCTAGCTATACTGATCAATGTATTAACAAACTCAATTGGAtctaaaaacttttttaattataaaaaagtatataataaaGTGAATTGAAAGGAGAATGTAAGAACCTGCAAAATTGGCTTGCAAGAAATTAAAGCTTATATTGCTTgatatatagcactaaattcTTCCTCCAACTAATTACCAACACTGATCAGGGTTTCTATCTCTTTTTTCTTACTGATGATGCAttcattcttcttcttgcacttgtatatatagtattacttgTGGTACCTACTTTCTCCCCGTCAATGTCAAGCCTCTTTAATTAATCTCTCTCTTGGAATGAGAAAGCAGGCCcaaaaatgtaaaattggtcactaaaatttaattagtaAGATGCAATTAGTTTCATAGGGCATAAAAATTGACTAAAAGCTTTATTTGATAAGCAAAAAACACAAATACGTCCATGCACCTAACTTTCgtctaaaattttaataaaaacgggTGTGTGCTACATCGACCAGCACTAATTATAGTAATTACAAAATTGAAACCACGAGTAGTTTATATACAAGTGCAAGAAGAAGAGTGGATGCACcatcagcaaaaaaaaaagatatgctgattctatttttctattttgtaaaTGACATTAACGGATATCTCTTTGGCCATGCTGAGAGGCTATACcttgttggaaaaaaaaaatgaactccAGTCAAAAGGTAAATTAAGAGAGTTtcagaaaaaacgaaaaaaaaaaatttatatataattaaaaactaattaatagaGACCTGAAATTGTGTGTATtttctttgttctctctctAAAATTACTGCTTAATTAAGTCTATCCTATTCCTTCCCATGTAAAATGATGTAATGGCCGGTGAGATCACGCATTATCTCATGCCTGACGCAATATCTCTAATATtactacttaattaattaagtcacATTTGACTAACTCTGTCTAAGTAATCTTCCACGTGTGAATAGAAATACCCAGCATGATCATGTGAGGTTTATTCTTAATATTATCTCTTTGGCATACAGATAACCAAGTGTGAGACTAACTGACACGATTTTGgaaggtttttaatttttaattcacaTATTTGTGTCGCGTGGTACAAATGTGCTGTCTTCATTAGGTATGCGGTGCTCTTAATTAATTGTCTCatgaaaagattaataaaaattaatatgagaTGCAAACTAAACAGAAGTTGTTGGGACTAAAAGAACATTATCCTAATTAAGCATTTCTCcgtgatttgttttttttttttttttttttttttttaatgagtaagCCTCACAACCCCGTTTGTGGTGGCCGTGGGTCATTTCATATTGACAGCGTTGCATAGAGCAATCCAGACCCACGTTAAAGTTGTAGATGTAAGTAGTACTGACATTTTTTTACATGACTTACGAATCAGATACGAACATAACAAACATTTATAAGTTTTGAGTTTAAGTTAAACGAGTTCAGATTATAAACGGATTAACCTGTTTATAAACGTGTCAAACGAGttaactcattaaaaaaaaaaaaaatctacatcaCTTATATTTTACACTGCCACACAcaataaccccccccccccccccgccccccaaaaaaaaaaaaaagtcgtttGGAAAATAGGTAATAGAACAACTAGAGAGAGAAATTTAAGCTCGCTTTATAATCTGATTGGGCTTGAGTTATTTATTTGGCTAGAATTATAGAAATTTGAGGTATGCTAGCTTCCTCCAATTCTAACTAGGTTGAAAgtcctcttttttattttttatttttttagggcaAGAGAACCTTCCTGCATCATGCCAGAAGATTGATCTCAAGAGTAGTTACTCTGATTAATTTTTGTGAAGAAAATCGGTATACCCATTGGTCTCTCATTTAACTCCAAGTCCTGCTGCATCCCTTGCTACCTAGGTTATTCTCTATTCATTTTGTAGCAAATTGGTCTTTATACTAGTggctaataaaataaataaataaataaaaatgaatcgGGTCGTGAGCTAAACGGGTCAGATGTGTCGTGTCAGGTTTGACTTAAACCCAACACACCAACTCGTTTTGCTAGCCTTAGATGTGGGTGAGGTCAAgacatttttgaatttttactttgtcatcgttgttttttttttttttttttcaaaagtgtgGAGGGCGTATGGTGGAGCTGAGGACGGCGGTAGAAAGAAGGAAGACCCAAGAGCATGTTGTTGTTGGGGGCAGGGGGGGCATCTAAGGGCGGGACTAATAGAGGATTACAaatctaattttgaaaaacCCAAAACGATAAACTTTCACAAACTCAAGAATCAGCCCGCGAGGAGCAGATAAAAGATGAAGAGCAAGACGGCAGGATGCAAGGGGCCCGACCTAAGGTGGGGTCTAAGCTGCCAAGGTGGGAAAACCAAAAGTACAAATATCTTATTTGACTTTAGAGCATTTCTAGTAAGCTcactaaaaagctatttttgtGAGGCAATTCGGTAAAAATATCCAAAATCTACTTCCAACAATCTCACCAGTTTAATCAAAAAATTTTGATGAGTGAATAGTAATCACTAATTTTGATAAGTactataaaaattgttttttgttttttgtttttcacgcAAATCAATCTTAGCCAAGGACGGAGTCAGACATTTTAATGGAAGGgggccaaatttttttttaattttttaattttttaatttttaatttttaatttttatttttaatttttatttttattttttttaagtaggggctaaagtgtgtgtatatatatatataaagtcaaattgtaagtaaattaaacataacctaatttttctatttttattattcccttcaagtaaaaaattaataagcaaaattaaaaaaaaaaattgaaaaaaaaaaagtaaacaaaattgCTATCCAAAAATccagaaattgaaaaaagaaaaaaaaaaaaaaaaatctcaaattctGTACTGCCCAACTCCTAAACAATTCCTAGAATATGatctcattaaaaaaaggaataaatgaTACAAAAGGCTTCTTACATATTTATCGAACAACAAAGTAACTGAATATAATTAACTCTAGTAAAATTAACTAACTTGCCAGCTGTAATACACTAAGCAAGCTAACTATGTTTTCAACTAAACCATTGCTGACGTAGCTTACATCCAATAGAATCCGATCTCGCTAGATCTATTCACCTTCATTACAAATACAATGGGCATGCCTTGTTTTACATGTGGAGTGGTCCTGGGGTCTTAGCCATCGTGGCTCTGCTGGTTGCACCGGCTGAGTCTCTCAACTATACTTCACAGAAAGTTCACAAACAAGTAGGCCGGTGTACCCCAACTACACCGATCTCCCACATCTGAACGCCTACTTGCACCGGAGCTACAACACCTCGAATTCCTTATTGTCAGTGGCCTTCGCTCCTCTAATttcccttataattttttttttttaatcttaaaatttttcttcttcttaagaaTTGAccgccccccctccctccgtctctaATCTTAACACAACCcctttaagaaaagaaaatttttcaaaaatatgattgttaagataaaacaaatattcttaaatatgaccgttaagaaaagacaatttttttaaaatatgactgttaaaataaaacaaatattcaaaaatatgaccgttaggaaaagacaaacattaaaaaaaaaattaaatagagaaagaataatataaagaaacctgaaaaataaataaataaataaattattatttaaatagaatagtaatagtaaataattaaaatagtgaGACTACTGggggtgctttaaaaaaatgactcaccagaatagagaaaagtgatttttttaactattttagttAGTAAAATTTAGTGAGGTTACTAAGaatgttaaatacatttttcCAAGACCGGTGTTGGtgtattttcataaaaatatataataaaataattattttcaaaaatttattgtcagaaatttttttaagagatacTATAACTCCTTATGTAAGATGAGATAATAGTAATTATACAATATATTTTATGCACTAACCACTTtatcttatattatttatttcccaTTTGTAATTCGTAAGAATCTGAAATCCATATAAAAGGGAATCGACACGCTTGAGTTATGCTCATGTAATATGTCATATAAATCCtgagattgtttttttttaaaaaaaaaaaaaaatataaaaaaaaataagaaaatagttaTATGGGATGATTTTTTCCACTCTTGATTCGAATGGAATAAAGAGTGGATGAtcctaaaaatgaaaatggggtGGGTTCTTCAACAACAGACCCAATTCAAATTAAACTACAATAGTacgaaaataattacaaaaggtAGGAAATAGTTAAATGAGtgactcaatttaaaaaattaaaaagtccGTACTTTTTATATGTTCAACGTATCATTTAGATCAGGGACAGAGTTAGAAAGTATTTTAGACAAGGGCCAAGCCGTTaaggcataaattacaaatacattaaaataGTGGTAGGgtcaaagcatgaataaaaaatatataaagattgaaGATGTCACTAACATTGTCATTGAActttgtgcatatatatatatatatatatatatatatatatatatatatatatatatatatatatatatatatatatatatatatttttaatcaaaaaatcaaGTATTATATTTGGTTTTCCCATCatttacaaataaatttacattGTTATATTGGAGTCTttagaaaagtaagaaaaaatatttgtatgttAGCAATTAACAAACTCACATAGAGAACAATAGAATATAATAGTTTTCACATGTCAATTTCTCcaattaattgtttagacttataaactatactaacaaatattctcaatatttaataaacataatatCCTAATTACAATACTACTTATATTAGGAATTGAACTAAGAAAACTAACCTCAAAAAGTGTGACTTGCGTTGAGTGATTTTGCACCGCTTCTATGCtacaaattaattattgttttgtatcgtaaaaaattgattaaattaacaattttcaaaaatttatttgtccACAATACACAAAACAATTAacaggtcaaaaaaaaaaaaaaaaaaaaaatacacctcCTATggagtataaaaaaaaaaaaaaaaatacgtaaAGTACTTTGTTACTCTTCAAGGATAAACCTATCACTAAACAAATCACATGTCACACctcacaaaacaaaaagaatagtttttttttttaaacaaaaaagagaacCCCTGAACACTTGAGAATTTTGGTCCTCTCCAGTTTAGTTAAACTAGAGAGTATCCAGTTAGTTAtaaggcatg harbors:
- the LOC133880644 gene encoding UPF0481 protein At3g47200-like, whose product is MVKILGLCASAGRFREPECEDVPPPKQSDCCICITSRFKGPERENVVINIPSSDQEESECCIYRVPKQLRKINKEAYTPKHVSIGPFHHRQKELSGMEIHKQRYSDYFFQRPTLKKSKEDLQKIIEDNEEKIRNCYSDNCRLKSEDFVKMILLDAIFIIELFLRKWGNKMDYISRKPWLEVGIKHDLILLENQLPFFVLEDLYMSSGCNHCEEGEQIDEHKMGLKEDESNDALDFVKLSLNYFSDQHGIGEEVTKTPISEKVKHFTDLLRYLFCSSIPKLFRTNQGPLYPLYCAKELDHAGLKFKAAAEKRKLLEIQFHQNSYWCFNCSCLLSCLPCFKCFPFLESMQCILEVPPFQIHDDTEGIFRNLMALEQSHYPYNAYICNYVVLLDYLINTEEDVDLLTKKKVIVNMLGSNAAVATLINKLSDQITEARSCYHDIAQNLNDHYELPLNQILATLTREYFPNIFRGTATIVGLIVLGFTFWSFIKSFVHV